The DNA region CATGCTGAAGCAGCGAGCAGTGCCAATAAGACATGAAGGCATCAGGCGGTCTATATAATCAGATTAATGACTGCAAGTATGTCAGATTTTATTAACTCATCCTTTCAAAGCAATACAGGTGCTCTTTTGGAGCACAGTACTGTATGACAATAATGCAGATGAAAGCTCCATGAACTGTTTGACCTACTGAGCTAGCTCATTCAGGAGATGATATACCAGTTGGAGGTGAGATCAGGGATACCTGCTTGTGTGGAAGCTGAAAATCCAGAAATAGGAGTCCGGTCTGTTCATCAGGATGTTTCAAGGCAGTGCTTTCAGTGCAGCTACACAGATGATTTGTTTGTCGCAAAGTGTGCAAGTGGTGTTGATTAGAAGAGAGCTAAAAACTCACATCGTgagaaagcatatttttaagcGCTAGGGTGAAAATGTGTTCTCGGGAGTTACCCTCTTTTCTGGTAGAGAGAGTCTGGCATGTTAGTAGTCCTTGTCAGCTCTTACTCTGCAAATCCTTTCCCCAGTAGCATAACAGCTGGTTGGCAAGGCATCTAAGGCTAGTAAAggcttttctttgtcatttcaCACATAGGCTTGCCTTCTGATGACTTCTGTTCTGAAGAGCTTCTGTACTTTATCTGGGTGAAAATACTTCTCTGCATAGTGCTCAGAGAGGTGCTTTTGCACTGCTGTCAGACTCCAAACGGTGGATTAAAGCAGGCCGTAAAATAAAGTAGGAGCTTTTTTCAGTAACCTGTTGATAGCATACATatgacagaaattattaaagctagcagattttcagaagtataggtgaatttaaaaatgggatttttaaattGTGCATTCAGTGCGAAGCAGAGCGTAACCTGAGCTGCTTGTACTTTCTTGCAGGAAGAAGGTTGTGGACACTAATGCAATAGCTGATTTAAGATTTCCGAGTCCGCATGAGGCAGCAGTCAAAGTAGCTCTTGTTTAACTTGTCTGCCTCCATGAAATACTTCTCTGCCTTGGGTCTTTGAAGCATACTAAATTTCTTGTCTTTTAGACTGTTATGTCTCTTCTGCTCTTGACTTTGAGATAACATCCAaatcttcctttgcttttgcaagcTTTCTGAGTTAATGGGAtccttatttttaatcacaGGTCAGATTGACAAAAGCCCAGTAGCGCCTTACTGGCCATCACTGCCAGTAAAACAAGTGTTGTGCTATCAAGAAATAGGAATCAACAATGTTGTTACCTCCAGCTTTGCTGAACATTTCTGCTGGAGCGCTGCTTGGACAAGTGTGAAAAGTAGCCTTGTTGGGCATGACGTCACTGCTCACTTTGCAGATGTGGAGTCACGAGGTGAGGCAGTGTGACACTGCTTTGCAGGTTCTGGTAGTTGCCGAGTCTCTGCtaggggatgctgctgcccatggGGAAGAGGTTCCTGCTGGGAGACACCAGTTCATTCTGAGAGCTGTTAGACTAAGCTGGCATCTGTTAAATTCAAGTTGAGAGGGACTTCAGGAATAGTGCACCAGGTTTAGTCCttccctatttaaaaaaagaaaaaagttgacTTTTTAGTCGACATTGTTTGGCTTCACCTCTCATAAAATTTCATCaccaaaattaattcagttaattgaggcaaaggaaaaataaaggtattAAAGCCAATTGGTATCAGGCCCCTTCACAGAACTAACTCAGCAACAGACTCTGCTGTATGTAAACACTCTTCCACAAATTCTCTGACACAGTGACCAAGCTGGTGGGATACTTCAAGTATACCAAATACAGATAGGTGCCGGGATAAGTGTCCTATACAAAGAAAGCCTTTCCTTCGCTGCGCTATTGTCACTCTTCAGCTGATCCATTTAAATGTGTACTGATGGACTTTTAAGGTGAATTCATTTTTATATCAGTCCGTTACTAGATGGCTGGAGCTCTCTTCACGGTGCACTTAACGAGCATATTGAAAACAAGcagagagagagcaagagagagagGAATGCATGCAAGAATAGTCTATTCAGAAGGCAGGTGTCAATGCTTCTCTTCTAATGGTCAATGAATTGTCACCAAGTACTAGAAAAGGACTTATTCCTCTTTTTGCATCACTGTTGGGCATGTTCGAATTGACCTCTGCAGGCTTGCATCATTTGTGAATAAATGCATTGGTTGCTGTCCTCACATATACAGTCTCTTCCTAGGCGAGGTGCTGCCACTTGTAAAGCTGCTGCAGAACTAGAACAATCCTCAGTTCAGCACAGGCGTAGCAAACTCCTGCCTTTTTGTGGAGCCGCTGTTGCTTGTCCTCTATCTCTGAAATGTCAGTCCAGCGGTTTGTGATCTGGACCAGAAAGAATGCTCTGTATGACTCCATTCAGCAGGTCGAAACAGCTGGTTTGGGCTTCTAGATCTGCAGCTGCCATGATCTCCCAGTTGCCTGCCTGGGCCCCAGTACTgcttcagctccttctccatcAAAAAGTCCCAGCGCAGGCCTTTCCTGACAGGTGGCTGTGGAAGGGTTAGAGTTTCTTTTTTGAGAAGAGCTCTAGGGGTTGCTTTCAGGTTACATGACTACTGTAAAAGATTCTGTTTTCATCATTAGTAGTCCTTTCTCCTACAATTTGAACCTCCTCGGAAGTCCAGAGGAAGCTTGCTGTTCGGTTCCCTAGGAGGGAAGATCAGGAATTAGTTTCAGCTAAATGatttctcagttttctgaagaagcaTTCTGCCATTTGGAAATAGAAGtaaaatgttcatttcattGTTGAAATAATGTCTTCTGGTAGGTGAGGTTTGGGGTAAGAGAGTTTCCTGCCTGTAGGAATAatatactgaaaaatgaagcataAATTGTGAAATATTCCTGTTTTGTGTGTGATCACTGAGCAAAACCACCCTGACAGAGCTTGACTAGATATACAGCATCTTTGGTTTTCAGACCATTGTTCTGATTCGGTCTGCAAAGGTAAgagcttttaatatttaaaactgtaGGCAGATTACAGGGAATGGCTGCTGAtagagatttaaaatatttagtcaTATCCAGCTTCTATAAGGACAATATAAAAACCATTCTCATGGAGAGATCTTTGCATTTTAAGCTTACTCAGTCAAAGTGTCTCAggtagtttgtttttttgattGTTTGGGCCTTATGTGGAAGGTCAGAAggctttcctcctcttcaaagACTAACATCGTGCAAGCCCAGGCAAAGCATGGGTAGCTTCAGGCACACGctctttttaaaaggcttttcacGGCTGTCTTCATAAGGAATTTTGTTTGAGTGTCTCAGCTCTGCAAAATGAATCGCAAGAAttcatagaatcctagaatcatggaatggtttgggttggaagggacctgaaagatcacctagttccaacccccctgtcaggggcagggacaccttccactagaccaggttgctcaaaagCCCAGGGGCAGGGCATCCACAACTATTGACATCCAATTCACGTCCCTTGGGTTAATTCAAACTAGATGATAAGCTTCCGAGGGGAGATAGCACTTTAGTTGGAGCCAGTTCTGCCCTACTTGTGAAAGCAAGCTCAACCCCCCGCCAGATTTCTCTGATCCAAATACTAGCATTGCCggttttgtttccatttacaTGTAGAGCGCTGAGCAGCTGAGAAGCGGTGGTGTTGATGGATTAAGCTCCGAGGAATAGACAGAGATGGCAGGCGCTCTTCTGTGTTCTGTCAGTCTTGACCACTAGCAGCACAGGGGAATTGATATAGTTAACAGCTACGAAAGCAATGGCGCAGAGTTGTCATGCTTTAGCTGAGGGCCTCTTTTGTTGCAGGGCAAGCTAGTCAGACTTCAGAATCTGGTTTATGCAGGTGAGACTTTGCTGTGGTTGGTTTTTCTCCAAAGCTCTGTTGGTTTTGTAGCCtaacagaagcaaaagcaactTAAGCTAGATCAGGAAAGAACCTCATGCATTAGCAGACTCCGCTTCAGTGACCTTTGAGACCATTTTGCTGTTGGCATTCCAACCattttaaaaccatgaaaaagaTTGTGCTGCTTGTGTTTGATTATCAGACCTGAAGGTTTCTTGAAATGTACTTTCAGTGTGTTGGGATGATAAAAGCGCAATGTTACATatcaaattttgcttttctatccGTCAAGGGATTCTCTGAAATGTTGTGTAATTATGTATTGATATATGTTCTCGTAAACTGGcaaattctttttctgtattgatGTTGTTTTCGGAATACACAGATGGTAATGCCCTGATTCCTAGGAACTCATTGGTAATTGTTAGAAGAATCCCTGCTGGAGGAGTTAAAGTCACCGGCAAAACCTGTGTTACGTAAGTCTCCGTAAAGCATTGTCTTCTTGGTTAGGGGTTTCAGTGCATTAACTTTTCAAATTGATATTAGTTTACAAGAGGCATTCAGATTGTATCTTTCTTGTTAAAGCTGCTGTTAATTTTTGTTGTCATGGgctagattttaaaatatctgtccCAAAGCAGACTTACATGTTTTGGCCTGCTGGGAGATGGGGTTCAAACTGCAACAATGGTAGCTTTTAAGATGATTCCATTGGGTTTGTTCCTGGGGTTGATTCTTTGAGAGCCAAGTTGTAGATCCCATTTCCTCTACGTGGAGAGATTCCTTATTTTATGCGTttgattttattgcttttatagTAAAGACAGATAGGCATTGTTGTGTAAACTTATAATTTCTTCCCACCTCAGAAGAGTCTGATAGTCAAACACTGACAATTTCTTGCATTTGGGGGAGACAGGGTGGGATATGGCAGGTACTCTTACCCCCCAAATCTGGGTGTTTTGCATACTAGACACAGAGGAAAGACCAAGGGTTGCCAGCTGGCAAACCATGCAAACCAGAAGTTCCATTCATAAGTGATTCTTGTTAGTTTCCTAAAGACAATGTCCATTTCagtcaagagaaaaagaacactCTCCTAAAGTGTATCACCTTTTGAGCGAGTACAACAAAGGAATAGTTAACCCCTTCCAAACTTGAAACTCAGTAAGCAGTTCGGCACGTTACCAAGCGTTACTAGTTATCTAAGTCTGTTTTTACCCTAAGTTGATAGCAGTGCTCCAGGTTTTCAATCTATATTCCTCAGATTTATGGAGGACAGAGAATCGGATGTATTGGTTAAACTTACAGCTATCCAAATGCAATGCTGACTACAGGATTATTGCTGTCATGTATGTATTCAGCTACATTAGCATTGTTTGAACATTCATGTTTTCCAGCCTTCTTAAAGAGACGCCTCTCCCCCACAATTAGTAGGTATTATTAGCTTGTGGTTTTGCCATGTCTTTCTCATGTTGGTTCTCAGTCAATAAAGTAGACTGGTGAGTTACTGTGTGTCTCGAAAaaaacagcacagcagcatcctggTACCTGTGAAGCATTTGCGAGCAAAAACCTCTGAATTGCTGTGACTCTGCCTGTAAACTTTGGGCATATTACTTCAGCAGTTGTTGCAGTGCTTTCAGGCACTACCTAGGAATTCAGGACGCCACAGTGTTGTGCTTATAAACATGGCCTTGTTTTGGGGGTTAATTTAAATATGTGTGCTTAGTGCTGCCTTGTCAACGCATCCTCCGTTTCTGGTTGGCTGGCGCTCTCTCCTGGTATCTTACTACTGCCCTGAAATGAGAGGAGAGATGCTGCTAGTGTCAAAGATCAAACAAAGACCTGTATGTGGGGATAAGGAAAGAATGGCGCTGCTGTTGTAGTGTTGAAAATGAACCAGGCAGATGAGCTTTCTATTCCTTCAGCTGGAAACATTGCAGAAACAACTGGTAGAGTGGTTAATGTTTGGGAACGAGGAATGTATGCTGTAACGGTGGAGAGGCCTTCAAAAATGCGTTACTCACCTTGTTGTATGTTCTTCAAGGTAAATGGATGAAGAAACCATTGTGTGGTAATCTAAAGTATTTCCCTGTGCTTCCTCATCTTCAGGAGGTACGTGGCTGTACTTGCGAGCCTGGTGGTATTCTAGCAGTGGCAGGAAGCACGAGCCTTTCTATTTGTACGTAAATTCCACAGCAGCCGTTGAACTGTCTCTGCTCATGGGACGCTTTGGATGACGTATGAATTGTTTGTTAACTAGATCAAGGGCTGCACATCTGATTCATGATGAGTGGCATGCAGATACAGATCAATAAGTGTGTGGAATCTCAGCAAGTTTTCAAATGTAATGACTATTGCCAAAAAGATTGTAGCCTTTTCAAGATTACCTTAAAGCAAATTCTGGCAAGTaagaccttttcttttttgtcacaGGGCTCCTAAATCACACCAAAGCCCAGAAACTGCTTGCAGGTGCCATTTCTACTACTATTTTTAGTCAATATTGCATACGCTAAATGTAGTAGCTATCTGAATACAGTGCTTGGGCTTTCACAAAGCAACTCTGTTCTAAAGCCTatgctgctgccatttttgttatttctttgtcAGATGACTGACTGTTTTCTCTGAAGTACACTTGCACTTCCAAGTGTCTAGAATGTCAGTGTTCTTTCTTGGAAATGAAAGTACTGTATCTGGTACCCATTTGTAATACTAGATAGGTACAGATTGGTTAAAGTTGCCTTTGTATTTTGAGAGTTGATTATTTAAGAACACCAAGCTGTGATACAGACTTCATCTTTTTGATACTGACGCAGCAGAGACAAAATACCTGAGGACTTCCTCTTGCACTGTTGTGTTCTATAACTGTACATCTTAATTTGTGACAATGTAGAAACAgtatttgggtttgtttgttgggtttttttagttgcACTGAATGTGCCAAGAGAGAACAGTTTAGGTATATGAATAAATTTCCACATTCCCTAGACTATCAGAACATAATGTTTTGATGTTCAGGTTTTATAATCTGTTGTCACTGATTTATGTTGGGTACAAGTGCTTTACTTGAAATGCTGATcacctttatttcttcttccaggaGTCAAACGGAGCCAGTGCGTGGAACATCAAAAGCAGTATGTAAAAACACAATCTCACACTTTTTTCTACACACTGCTCTTAATTCTAAACAACGTAGCCTTGTATTAATTTTCCAAACATTAACTAATTATATAGTCCAGTAAAACCTGGTATATGTTGTAAAGACAATGTCTTTGATTCAGCATAGGAAAAACTGGGTAATGCCATCACTTGCACAGTTCTAATGTAAATATTGGTATTGGTGCCTAGTGATGCATTGCATTTCACATTGAATATGCTAGAATATTTCCTGTATGACTTTGTGTTGCACAGGTAATGTATGATCGCTTTTAGATCATGTAGGTCCGAGGTTTGCACAGCTGAACATGGTGCCATGTTCTACCTCTGTGTATAG from Haliaeetus albicilla chromosome 32, bHalAlb1.1, whole genome shotgun sequence includes:
- the LOC138683220 gene encoding E3 ubiquitin-protein ligase RBBP6-like yields the protein MLSWSRHRLAPTMSCVHYKFFSKLNYDTVTFDGLYISLRDLKLQIMGREKLTAASCDLQITNAQIKQEYTDGNALIPRNSLVIVRRIPAGGVKVTGKTCVTSQTEPVRGTSKAVCKNTISHFFLHTALNSKQRSLVLIFQTLTNYIVQ